The Actinomyces viscosus genome segment GCTCCTGGAGCTGCTCGCCCCACTGGTCGGGGCTCACCTCCTGACCGACCTGGCTCGCGCTATCGTCGTCACAGGTGACGACCTCCAGGAACAGGGCCTCCTTGGAGGAGAAGGAGGAGTAGAAGGCGCCCTTGGTGAACCCCGCCGCTGAGGCGATATCACTGACCGAGGCACCCTCATAGCCCTTGGCCGCGAAGACCTCCCTGGCCGCGGCGAGGATCCGCGCCCTGGTCTCCTCGCTCCGACGTCGTCCACCTCTCCGCCCGGAGGCAGCGCCACTGACCGCTGTGGACGCGGTGGCCAGCTTCTGAGAGGCACGTTCCAGTGAGGCCGATACCGCATTCTCGCTGGTGCGCAGTGCCCCTTGACCCGCTGCTTCCACCACGCGGGAGAAGGCGCTGATCGCCTCGTTAAGAGCGCGGGTCGCCTCCCTGATGTCGTCGGAAGCAGAGGCCCCGGAGTCCCCGGAGTCACTGTCACTGCCCTGTCCGTGGGCGGAGCTCCTGGTGGTCATGTCCCCACTGTAGATGAGGCCCTTCAGAAAGCGGCTCTCAGCGGCTCCTTCTCAGGGTCCTTCCCAGAGGCCTTCTCAGGGGCCGTGGACCTGCGACCAGTGATGACGGCCCGTGCTCCTCGCCGGCTCAGGGCCGCCTTCCCAGGGCCCACGACGCTCCCACCACGGCTACCAGGCACCATCCTCCCAGCAGAGCCCAGGAACGGGCGGGCATCGTGGAGTCATGGGGGAACAGCCCGGCACGCACCACCTGGGCCATGGGCTCGAAGGGCAGCCAGCGGTGAACCTCCTGCGCCCAGCCGGGGAGCCTGTCGGCGGGGAAGCTCATCGGTGAGAACAGCATGATTCCGAAGGCGAGCACCTGGGAGAGGATCTGGGCCAGCGCCGGGGCCAGGAGCGTGGCGATGGCGTAGCCGATGCAGGCTGCCGTCAGGGCGACCAGCACGGCACCGGGGACCAGCCACCACCGTGGAGCAAGGTCGACGTCGAAGCGGGCATTGGCGACGAGGACGCCCAGGACCAGTCCGGGAAGCGCCAGAACAGTCCAGATCGCAAGGTCGGCCAGGAGGAAGGCGACCCTGGGGACGGGCAGGGTGCGCATCCAGTCCAGGCTGCCCTCGGTGCGCGACTGGGAGACCCACTGGGGCGTCATGATGAGCCCCAGCGAGATGAGGGCGATCGTTGGTCCACCACCGGCCAGGTAAAGACTCGCCTCGTGACCGGGATGGCCCGCGATGAGCCCGTACCCCAGGACCATTGAGACGGACAGCAGCGTCTGGACAATGATGAAGAGGGGAAGCATGGGCAGGCTGCGGCGAAACTGCCACTGGATGAGCAGTCCGAGCTGGCTTCGCATCGGTGCTGCCCGGACGAGCTCTCCGTGGTTCACCGGGGCGGCGGAGCCTTCTTGAACGAGTGCGCTGGTTGTCGGGGTCATCGGTTCCTCCCTGAGTGGTTTTCTCGACGGCGCTTTCCGTACTGGGTGCAGGCGGGACATCATCGGTGCTCCTTCGCGGAGCTCATGCGGCACCGCGAAGAGGCTCCTCGTCCGCACCCCGAGTGAGGTCGACGTAGACCTCCTCCAGGGAGATCGGAGCCAGCTCGTAGCGCTCGATCATGCCCCGCTCCAGGGCCTCAGCGGCCCACGTCACTGCCTGCACCGTCTGTCCCTCCGCGATCGGCAGGACCGCTCGTACGCCGTCGTGCCGCGTCAGACTCATGCCTGCCGGTGGCTCAAGCCGGCGGCCGGGCACCTGACTGACTTCCAGGACGAAGGACGATCCGTGACCTGCCACGAGTGCCGCAGGAGTTCCCTCGGCGATGACGTGACCGTGGTCCAGGACGGTGAGCCGGTCCACTGCTCGTTCGGCCTCCCGTACGTTGTGGGTTACGAGGAGGACCGCGGACCCGGTCTCGGCCAGCAGACGGATCTGGTCCCACAGCAGGCGGCGGCGCACCGGGTCGACGTCGTTGGTGGGCTCATCGAGGATGACCAGCCGTCCGGGGACGACGGCGCACATGGCGAATGCCGTCAGGCGGGCGATTCCACCAGAGATCTTCTGCGCAGGAGTCGTCGCCCACTCCCCCAGGTCGAGGGCCTCAATGAGCTCCTCGGCACGCCTGCGGGTCTGACGAGGACGCCCTCCTCGCAAACGCCCTACCAGCTCAATGGCCACCCGTGGAGTCAGACCCGTGATCGGCACGTTGGCCTGCGCCTGGACGTTGGTGAGGCGGCGGGCGACAGCGGGATGCTCGATGGCGTCGACGCCGTCGAGAGTGATGCGCCCGGAGGTTGGACGCAGCAGCCCCACCACCTGGTTGACGAGCGTGGTCTTACCCGCGCCGTTGTGTCCGAGAAGTCCAACCACCTCACCGGCGCCCACCCGCATGGTGACACCGGCGTTGGCTCTCAGCGTGTGCGATCCGCTTCCGAAGTGCTTGTGAAGATCCTCAATGCTCAGTACGCAGTCCACGAAGAAGCCTCCTCTTTCCGTCTCTGTCCGGCACCGGCGTCTCAAACTGACGCCCACCAAGTTCGTACCGGTTGGTATCTACAGTACCAGACAGTATTTCCTTGATGTTTCCAGACGAGAACTGGAACGCTGTCCCATACCGATCAGTATGGGACAGCGTTCTCCATGGTTCTGTCGCGTCTGAGACCCCGGCGTGACTCACCCCTGCCGGATGTGCCAGCGCGAGGAGGCGGTGGAGGCCTCGATGAACTCGCGGAAGGGGCCGGGCGTGGTCGCGAGCTCGTGAGGCGTACCGTGCTGGGCCACGCGGGCTCCGGACTGGGTCGGTTCGAGGAAGATGACCTCGTCGGCCTGACGGACGGTGGACAGGCGGTGAGCCACCACCATGACGGTGCGCCCCTCGGAGAGCTCGCGCACCACCTCGGTGATCGCGGACTCGTTCTCCCCGTCCAGGGCCGAGGTGATCTCGTCGAGCAGGAGGATCGGGGCGTCCTTGACGAAGGCGCGGGCGATCGCGACCCGCTGACGCTCCCCGCCGGACAGGCTCAGACCACCGGGACCGACCTGGGTGTCCCACCCGTGCGGGAGCGACTCGATGACGCGGTCCAGGCGGGCGCGGCGGGCGGCCTCGGCCAGCTCGGCGTCGGTGGCCTCGGGCCGGGCGATGCGCAGGTTCTCCCGGATGGTGGTGTCGAACAGGTAGACGTCCTGGAAGACCATGGAGGTCATGCCCATGATCGTCGCGGTTCGCATGGATCGCACCGGGGCCCCGCCGATGGTGACCGTCCCGTCGTCGACGTCCCAGAACCGGGCGGCCAGGCGAAGGATCGTGGACTTACCGGCGCCCGACGGACCGACCAGGGCGGTGACTCTCCCCTGAGGGGCGGTCAGGGAGACGTTGCCCAGAACCGGTCGCCCCTCGTCGTAGGCGAAGGAGACATTCGACAGCGTGATGGTCGTCCCCTCAGGGCGGACCTCCTGGCCGGGCTCCGGGTCGGGAAGCGGGCGGGCGTCCAGGATGGAGCTCACCGCGCTCAGGGCCACCTTGGCGTTGTCGAGCTCGGAGGCGTACATGGCCGCCTTGGTCAGGGGCAGGAGCGTGCGTGCGGTCACCGTGATGATCGCCAGGTAGCCGATGACGTCGAGCCGGTGGCCGCTGACCAGCGACAGCCCGGTGGCCAGGACCAGGGCGAAGGCGATGTTGACGGTGAGGTTGAAGTACTGGCCGGGCCGTCCCTTGACGCGCAGACCGTCGAGTGTGGACTCCGCGTCGGCCTCGAGGGTGGTGCGCACCGGTTCCCAACCGGTCTCGGTGACGCCGGAGGCGCGCAGGACCGGCTGGAGGCGGGCGAACTCGATGAGCCTCCCGGCGGCGGCGGACGAGGTGCGGTCCTCCATCTCATTGGCACGGGTGGTGGCCACGCCCATGCGCCGCCAGATGAGGGTCAGCGGGATGATCGTGACAGCCATGATGAGGGCCAGGGGCCATTCGACGAAGGCCGTGGCCACCAGCATCACCAGTGGCACGATGAACGCGTTGCAGATGTTGGGGATCACCATGGAGGCCAGGTGGGAGACGGTGTTGACCTCCTTGGAGGTGGCGTTGACGACGGCGGCCTCGCGCTCGGCGCTGAACCAGCCCAGGGGCAGGGTCAGGACGTGCTCGGCGATGCGGTCGATCATCGTGTCGCAGACCTCGAAGACACTGACCCGGTAGGAGCGGTACATGGCGAAGGTGTCGACGAGGACCGTGAGGACTCCCAGGATGACCACGGCGATGAGCCAGCCGTTGACCGACTCCGAGCGTGAGTAGAGGGCGCGCAGGAAGGGGATCATGAGGGCCAGGGTGACTCCCTGCAGGAACGCGGAGGTCACGAACCAGGTGGTGATCACCCGCATCTCGGCGGCGTTGACGATCCGCATCAGCAGCTTCCACATGGTCACTTCTCCTCCTTCTTACCGGCTGAGTCCGTTGAGGGGCCGGGTAAGGGCGCCGCTCCCTCCAGGGCGGAGGCATCCGCGTCCTCGTTCAGGTCCTGACTGCGCCACATGGCGGCGTAGCGACCACCGGCCGCCAGCAGCTCGTCGTGGGTGCCCCGTTCGGCGATGCGTCCGGCGTCGACGACGAGGATCTGGTCGGCGTCGCGGATCGTGGACAGGCGGTGGGCGATGATGATGACGGTTCGCCCGGCGGCCAGCTGGGACAGGGCCTGGTGGATATCGCGCTCGGAGGCGGGGTCGGCCTGAGCCGTGGCCTCGTCCAGGACGAGGATCGGGGCGTCCTGGAGGTAGGCGCGCGCCAGGGTGACACGCTGCCGCTCACCACCGGAGAGGAACCCGCCCTCATCCCCCAGCACCGTGTCGTAGCCGCGGGGAAGACGCATGATGCGCTCGTGTATGCAGGCCGCCCGGGCAGCGGCCTCAACCTGCTCGCGGGTGGCACCGGGTCGCCCGAGGGCGATGTTGTCGTGGACCGACTCGTGGGCGAGAGCGACGTCCTGCAGGACGATCGCCACTCGCGAGAGCAGCCAGGGGAAGGTCGTCTCACGCACGTCGACGCCGCTGACGCGCACGGCGCCGTCGTCGACGTCGTAGAAACGGGCGATGAGACGGGCCAGGGTCGACTTTCCACCACCTGAGGGACCGACCAGGGCGGTGACGGTACCGGGCTCAGCGGTGAAGGACACGCCTCGAAGCACCGGGGAACCCGTCTCGTAGGAGAAGGTGACGCCGTCGACCTCGACCCGACCGGGGGCCCGGCCCTCGCCCTCGTCGTGGCTCCCCTCGGGCATCGGCTCCTGGGAGAGCAGGTCAGCCGTGGACTGGGCGGCCATCCTGGACTCGTAGATGTGCTGCGCCAGCCCGATGAGGATCAGGATGCCTTCCGGCAGCCCGAGGGCCAGCAGGAAGAAGGGCAGGGTCGATGACAGCGGCGTCCATCCCTGGGAGGTGAAGACCACGGTCAGGACAGCGACCGTGGTGAAGACTGTGGAGGGCCGCATCACGGCACCGATAGCGCTGATCCCTCGACCCGACCGGCTCAGCCACTCGTAGGACAACCGGGAGAACTCCGAGCGGGCCTGGCTGAACCGGGTGCGGGAGGCGTCGGTCGCCTGAAACCCCTTGATCTCCTTGATTCCCTCGATCATCTCGACGGTGGCGGCGGACAGGGCCGTCTGGGCGACGCCGAAGCGCTCGGTGATGTTCGAGACCTTGGCCAGGCTGAGCGCCATGACAGTCAGGGCGAGCACCCACACGGCGAGCAGGGCGCCCGCCAGACGCCAGTCGATCCACATCAGGTAGGCCATGCCTGCCACCGCGGCAACGACGGCGTTGGTGACGTCGCCGGGGACATGAGCCACGAGGGTGTGGATGGAGCTCGTGTCGTCGCAGACCATCTTGCGGATGGTGCCGTGGGGTATCTGGGCCACCCTGCCCAGTGGCAGGCGGCTGAGCGCATCGACGACCCGCTGACGAAGATGATGGCGCAGCCTGGCCTCGGCCACGTGGGTCAGCCCCAGGCCCGACAGGTAAAGCGCCTGGGCCGTGAAGAGGGAGACGACGGCGACGGCGGCCCAGAGCCACAGGCTGCCCCGCCATCCCTCCGGTGCGCTCTCGCCCAGCCAGATGGCCGCCATGTTGCGCAGGGCCTCGAAGGGAACGATGGACATCAGCGCTCCGAGGGCGGTCATCAGCCCGGCGACGATCATGGCCGGGCGCGCCGGCCGGATGAGGTCTCCGATGGTGACGCCTGGCTGGTCCGCGTGCTGGTTGGTGCCAGCGGTACTGCTATCCCGCTCGTCCTGTGCTCTGGTGGAGCGTTTAGTGGTCTGCTTGGTCATCGGTGCTCTCCTTAACGGCGTGTGTTCCAGGTGATGGCGACCAGCGCCCAGGTGAGCACGACGACGCCCCAGTCGCGCACTCTCCACGGTTCGTCGGTCATCTCGGTACGCCGCCGGTGGGCACCGAAGGCGCGCGAGTCCATGGACAGGGCGACGCGCTCGGCGTGCTGAACAGCCAGGATCATCAGCGGCAGAATCGACCCGGCCCATCGGACCACGGGGGCCAGCAGCCCCCAGCGGCATCCGATTCCGCGCAGTGCCCTGGCGGTGCGCAGGAGCACGAAGTCCTCGTGGAAGCGGGTGATGAAGGCGATGGCCGCGGTACCCGCCGCCCCCAGGCGATAGGGCATGCGGAAGGTGGTGGTCAGCGTCCGGATGAGGGCGTCGGGGTCGGTGGAGACTCCGGAGACGAGCACGAGTGCGACAAGCGCTCCGATACCGGTGCCTCCCGTCACCGCATTGCCCAGGTCGTAGAGGCGCGCCGCATCCTCCTGGCGGTGTCCTGCGCTGAAGATCCAGATCATGAGCGCGCTCACCGCCCAGGGGGCGATCGCTGAGGCGATGGTGCGCCGCAGAGAGGCACGTGCGGCAACGACCAGGATCGAACAGATCAGCAGGATCTCGAGGTTGAGGTGATGGTTGCGCAAGGCGAAGACCATCACCATGGCGGGCAGAACCGCCAGGAAGAGGGTGAGGGGATTGAGTGACGTGAACAGGCCTCGCCGCGGCTGGGGCCGCGGCGGCACCGGGATACCGCCGCCCGGTCCGGGTGGTGGAGCCGCCGCCCCGGTTGCCACCGGCATCGCCGTCGCAGCCACGCCGTCGACCTCAGCGGCCTCCTCGACGGACTCCATCCCTCCTGCGCTTCGCGGAGCCGGCTGCGGCAGGGCGATGAGGTGGGTGCAGTGCCTCAGGGCGAGCTCCAGGTCGTGCGTGGCCATGATGACCGTGCGTCCCTGGTCTCTGAGCTGGTCGATGAAGCCCATGAGCTCACGCGTGTTGTCCCAGTCCTGCCCGTAGGTGGGCTCGTCCAGGACGACGACGTCGCGCTCCTCGCTGACCATAGTGGCCACCGAGAGCCTGCGAGCCTGGCCTCCCGAGAGAGTCAGAGGATGGTGGTCGCGGTGGGAGGTCAGGTGGAACTGCTCGAGGAGCTGGTCGACCCTGGCCGGCGGCGTCCCTCCGACGGCGAGCTCAGCCCCCACGGTGGTGCCCACGAACTGGTGCTCAGGATTCTGGAAGACGTAGCCCACGAGGTGTTTGCCCTTGCCCACCTCCCGGCCACCGACGACCGCTCTGCTCCCGGTGGAGCGCACGAGCCCGGCCAGTGAGGACAGGATCGAGGACTTGCCCGCGCCGTTGGGCCCGACCAGCGCCACGAGCTCTCCGCCTCCCAGCCGCATGGAGACACGGGGCGAGCGCCCCGGAACCTCGAGGTCGACCAGTTCAACGCTGGTCCTGGGCTCCGACCGAGTACGGCCGGCGAGCACCTCGTGGGTGTCGATGGCCTCGACCTCCTCCCAGCTCTCGTCGGAGTTCCGAATCTGTTTCTCCAGGTAGCGCACCTTGCCTTCCGCACACAGATCGGTGAGCAGCGGCACTCGGATGCCTGCGTCGGAGCAGGTCAGTGGCGCCTCCGGGCCGGAGGAGCCGGCGGGGACGCCCTCGTCGACGTCGCGCAGGGCCCGGGGCATCCACACCCCGGCGTCGATCAGCTCGCGGCGGTGCCCCGTGAAGACCTCGCGCGGGGAGCCGACGGCGATGGTGCGTCCGGCCGCGTCGAGGGCGAGGACCTGGTTGACGATGGGCAGCACCGGGTCGAGGTCGTGGTCGATGACGACGACCGCCGTCCCGGAGGCCGTCAGGGAGGAGATGAGTGCGTAGAACTCCTCTCGTCCGGTGGTGT includes the following:
- a CDS encoding TetR/AcrR family transcriptional regulator, whose translation is MTTRSSAHGQGSDSDSGDSGASASDDIREATRALNEAISAFSRVVEAAGQGALRTSENAVSASLERASQKLATASTAVSGAASGRRGGRRRSEETRARILAAAREVFAAKGYEGASVSDIASAAGFTKGAFYSSFSSKEALFLEVVTCDDDSASQVGQEVSPDQWGEQLQELPIEDVVLHLETWLYAIRHEDSRDRLTGAWRRWLKEISVQMARSRGRGEPSRQDEETAFGLLAVSIFGRVSAAATSSEEIEPIIQRLSERLLGNGTD
- a CDS encoding ABC transporter permease, yielding MTPTTSALVQEGSAAPVNHGELVRAAPMRSQLGLLIQWQFRRSLPMLPLFIIVQTLLSVSMVLGYGLIAGHPGHEASLYLAGGGPTIALISLGLIMTPQWVSQSRTEGSLDWMRTLPVPRVAFLLADLAIWTVLALPGLVLGVLVANARFDVDLAPRWWLVPGAVLVALTAACIGYAIATLLAPALAQILSQVLAFGIMLFSPMSFPADRLPGWAQEVHRWLPFEPMAQVVRAGLFPHDSTMPARSWALLGGWCLVAVVGASWALGRRP
- a CDS encoding ABC transporter ATP-binding protein; the protein is MDCVLSIEDLHKHFGSGSHTLRANAGVTMRVGAGEVVGLLGHNGAGKTTLVNQVVGLLRPTSGRITLDGVDAIEHPAVARRLTNVQAQANVPITGLTPRVAIELVGRLRGGRPRQTRRRAEELIEALDLGEWATTPAQKISGGIARLTAFAMCAVVPGRLVILDEPTNDVDPVRRRLLWDQIRLLAETGSAVLLVTHNVREAERAVDRLTVLDHGHVIAEGTPAALVAGHGSSFVLEVSQVPGRRLEPPAGMSLTRHDGVRAVLPIAEGQTVQAVTWAAEALERGMIERYELAPISLEEVYVDLTRGADEEPLRGAA
- a CDS encoding ABC transporter ATP-binding protein, with the protein product MWKLLMRIVNAAEMRVITTWFVTSAFLQGVTLALMIPFLRALYSRSESVNGWLIAVVILGVLTVLVDTFAMYRSYRVSVFEVCDTMIDRIAEHVLTLPLGWFSAEREAAVVNATSKEVNTVSHLASMVIPNICNAFIVPLVMLVATAFVEWPLALIMAVTIIPLTLIWRRMGVATTRANEMEDRTSSAAAGRLIEFARLQPVLRASGVTETGWEPVRTTLEADAESTLDGLRVKGRPGQYFNLTVNIAFALVLATGLSLVSGHRLDVIGYLAIITVTARTLLPLTKAAMYASELDNAKVALSAVSSILDARPLPDPEPGQEVRPEGTTITLSNVSFAYDEGRPVLGNVSLTAPQGRVTALVGPSGAGKSTILRLAARFWDVDDGTVTIGGAPVRSMRTATIMGMTSMVFQDVYLFDTTIRENLRIARPEATDAELAEAARRARLDRVIESLPHGWDTQVGPGGLSLSGGERQRVAIARAFVKDAPILLLDEITSALDGENESAITEVVRELSEGRTVMVVAHRLSTVRQADEVIFLEPTQSGARVAQHGTPHELATTPGPFREFIEASTASSRWHIRQG
- a CDS encoding ABC transporter ATP-binding protein, whose protein sequence is MIVAGLMTALGALMSIVPFEALRNMAAIWLGESAPEGWRGSLWLWAAVAVVSLFTAQALYLSGLGLTHVAEARLRHHLRQRVVDALSRLPLGRVAQIPHGTIRKMVCDDTSSIHTLVAHVPGDVTNAVVAAVAGMAYLMWIDWRLAGALLAVWVLALTVMALSLAKVSNITERFGVAQTALSAATVEMIEGIKEIKGFQATDASRTRFSQARSEFSRLSYEWLSRSGRGISAIGAVMRPSTVFTTVAVLTVVFTSQGWTPLSSTLPFFLLALGLPEGILILIGLAQHIYESRMAAQSTADLLSQEPMPEGSHDEGEGRAPGRVEVDGVTFSYETGSPVLRGVSFTAEPGTVTALVGPSGGGKSTLARLIARFYDVDDGAVRVSGVDVRETTFPWLLSRVAIVLQDVALAHESVHDNIALGRPGATREQVEAAARAACIHERIMRLPRGYDTVLGDEGGFLSGGERQRVTLARAYLQDAPILVLDEATAQADPASERDIHQALSQLAAGRTVIIIAHRLSTIRDADQILVVDAGRIAERGTHDELLAAGGRYAAMWRSQDLNEDADASALEGAAPLPGPSTDSAGKKEEK
- a CDS encoding ATP-binding cassette domain-containing protein: MRVENLSVHYLGHETWVLKSVDLTHLSGQVTAVIGPSGCGKTTLVRALCGLVPHCLPSEYAGSLKLAGTEVADATVQSLAETVAYVGQSPDAAVVTRTVHDDVAFPLQNLCLPRPEITSRVEEALRAVGLTERIWDDPWTLSGGQRQRLAVAVALAMRPRLLVLDEPTSTIDTTGREEFYALISSLTASGTAVVVIDHDLDPVLPIVNQVLALDAAGRTIAVGSPREVFTGHRRELIDAGVWMPRALRDVDEGVPAGSSGPEAPLTCSDAGIRVPLLTDLCAEGKVRYLEKQIRNSDESWEEVEAIDTHEVLAGRTRSEPRTSVELVDLEVPGRSPRVSMRLGGGELVALVGPNGAGKSSILSSLAGLVRSTGSRAVVGGREVGKGKHLVGYVFQNPEHQFVGTTVGAELAVGGTPPARVDQLLEQFHLTSHRDHHPLTLSGGQARRLSVATMVSEERDVVVLDEPTYGQDWDNTRELMGFIDQLRDQGRTVIMATHDLELALRHCTHLIALPQPAPRSAGGMESVEEAAEVDGVAATAMPVATGAAAPPPGPGGGIPVPPRPQPRRGLFTSLNPLTLFLAVLPAMVMVFALRNHHLNLEILLICSILVVAARASLRRTIASAIAPWAVSALMIWIFSAGHRQEDAARLYDLGNAVTGGTGIGALVALVLVSGVSTDPDALIRTLTTTFRMPYRLGAAGTAAIAFITRFHEDFVLLRTARALRGIGCRWGLLAPVVRWAGSILPLMILAVQHAERVALSMDSRAFGAHRRRTEMTDEPWRVRDWGVVVLTWALVAITWNTRR